In one Oxyura jamaicensis isolate SHBP4307 breed ruddy duck chromosome 14, BPBGC_Ojam_1.0, whole genome shotgun sequence genomic region, the following are encoded:
- the LOC118174140 gene encoding cytochrome c oxidase assembly protein COX19 — translation MRSALPGGAGQARFLSRSRPGSRAGAARTMSTAMNFGAKSFKPRPPDKGAFPLDHFGECTASKERFMECLRRSDFQSGACRELSMAYLQCRMERQLMANEPLEKLGFKDLIDEKSEAKPEKS, via the exons ATGCGCTCGGCGCTCCCCGGCGGCGCAGGCCAGGCACGGTTCTTGTCACGGTCCCGACCCGGTTCCCGGGCTGGTGCCGCTCGCACCATGTCCACCGCCATGAACTTCGGCGCCAAGAGCTTCAAGCCGCGCCCCCCGGACAAAGGAGCCTTCCCCCTGGACCATTTCG GGGAGTGCACCGCCTCCAAGGAGCGCTTCATGGAGTGCCTCCGCCGCAGCGACTTCCAGAGCGGCGCCTGCCGAGAGCTCTCCATGGCCTACCTGCAGTGCCGTATGGAGAG GCAACTTATGGCTAACGAACCACTGGAAAAATTGGGATTTAAAGATCTGATAGATGAGAAATCTGAAGCAAAACCTGAGAAGTCGTAA